From a region of the Pongo pygmaeus isolate AG05252 chromosome 5, NHGRI_mPonPyg2-v2.0_pri, whole genome shotgun sequence genome:
- the LOC129039112 gene encoding cytochrome c oxidase assembly protein COX11, mitochondrial-like, with protein MSCLTWTLFILWSFELGNWLYFENSVQFLESCLGWVLVQGVVGGLWRPGWRRVAFCGWRWIHPGSPTRAAERVEPFLRPECSGTGGAGRGLRWLGTWKRCSLRARRPALQPPRWHKSSNPFTRAQKEEWRRRNKTTLTYVAAVVVGMLGASYAAVPLYRLYCQTTGLGGSALAGHASDKIENMVPVKDRIIKISFNADVHASLQWNFRPQQTEIYVVPGETALAFYRAKNPTDKPVIGISTYNIVPFEAGQYFNKIQCFCFEEQRLNPQEEVDMPVFFYIDPEFAEDPRMIKVDLITLSYTFFEAKEGHKLPVPGYN; from the exons atgagctgccTCACCTGGACACTTTTTATCTTATGGTCATTTGAATTAGGCAATTGGTTATATTTTGAAAACTCAGTACAATTCTTGGAGAGTTGTCTGGG GTGGGTGTTAGTTCAGGGGGTTGTGGGAGGACTCTGGCGTCCGGGATGGAGGCGCGTAGCTTTCTGTGGCTGGCGCTGGATCCACCCTGGGTCTCCAACTAGGGCTGCAGAGAGGGTAGAGCCGTTTcttaggccagagtgcagtgggacaGGAGGTGCCGGGAGAGGACTGAGGTGGCTTGGGACATGGAAGCGCTGCAGCCTTCGAGCCCGGCGTCCAGCATTGCAGCCGCCGCGGTGGCATAAGAGCTCGAACCCTTTCACACGCGCGCAGAAGGAGGAGTGGCGGCGGCGGAACAAGACGACCCTCACTTACGTGGCCGCTGTCGTCGTGGGCATGCTTGGGGCGTCCTACGCTGCCGTACCCCTTTATCGGCTCTATTGCCAGACTACTGGACTTGGAGGATCAGCCCTTGCAGGTCATGCCTCAGACAAGATTGAAAACATGGTGCCTGTTAAAGATCGAAtcattaaaattagctttaatgCAGATGTGCATGCAAGTCTCCAGTGGAACTTTAGACCTCAGCAAACAGAAATATATGTGGTGCCAGGAGAGACTGCACTGGCATTTTACAGAGCTAAGAATCCTACTGACAAACCAGTAATTGGAATTTCTACATACAATATTGTTCCATTTGAAGCTGGACAGTATTTCAATAAAATACAGTGCTTCTGTTTTGAAGAACAAAGGCTTAATCCCCAAGAGGAAGTAGATATGCCAGTGTTTTTCTACATTGATCCTGAATTTGCTGAAGATCCAAGAATGATTAAAGTTGATCTTATCACTCTTTCTTACACTTTTTTTGAAGCAAAGGAAGGGCACAAGTTGCCAGTTCCAGGATATAATTGA